TTAACCGGAGAAGCTAACCTCTCAACCTGGGGTGAATTATATGGCCTTTACGGTACTCAATTAGACAGACGCATAGCGTCTCTTCTCGAAATGTTTGATCTTACGGATAAACGGTATACGCTTGTTGGTAAGTATTCTAAGGGGATGAAACAAAAACTTGCGATTGCCCGTGCGGTTATTCATAACCCGGAAATATTATTCTTAGATGAACCTACTGCAGGGTTGGATCCGGAAGCATCAAATGATGTGCTGGTATACCTTAAGAGATATGTTTCCGATGCTAAACGTACAGTATTTTTGTGTTCCCACCGGCTGGAGGAAGTTGAAACACTATGTTCATCAGTGGCATTTATTAATAAAGGCAAACTTTTGGTTTCAGGAAGTGTAAATGAAATTATAAAATCTTTATGGCGGGATAAATATGTTTTGGTCACCACCGCAAATACGCGTCCATACCTGGTGAATGAACTCAATAAAAAAGGTTATGCATTTAGTGTTGAAGGTACGGTATTCCGCATTAAGATACGAGGGGAGCAGGATATTCCAAAAATTATCAAAGAAATTATTTCAACGGATACAGATATTATCCGGGTAGAGGAAGAAGTTCATACTCTGAAAGACGTATATTTTAAGTTAATACCGGATAACACTGCCAATCAGGAAAGGGGCGTGTGACGTATGAACTTCAACAGAATATTTGCGGTAATAAAAAAGGATTTTATTGATATGCTGCGCAGTAAACACGCAATGGTACCGATGATTGTTGTCCCATTGATTTTTGTTGCGGTGATGCCCGCAGCGATGTTATTATCTACAACCAATATGCCGGACAGCGCGTTCAATGCGAAAGATACAGAAATGTTTGTCCAGAAATTTGAAACCAGCAGTTCAATATTTCCACCCGGGTTTGACCAGCGGCAAAAAATGGCGTACGCAATGATCATATACTTTCTTGCACCGATGTTTTTGATAGTTCCTGTGATGGTATCGAGTATAATCGCAGCTAATAGTTTCGCTGGAGAAAAGGAACAAAAGACGATTGAAGGGTTATTATATACGCCGGTAACGGATATTGAGATTCTTGTATCAAAAATTTTAGTATCCTATATCCCGGCAATTGCGGTATCCTGGCTGGCATTCATAGTTTATGCGGGTGTGGTAAACATTACAGGGTATCCACTTTTCCATACAATAATATTTCCGACGCTTACATGGCTACTTATGCAAATATTTCTGATCCCGGTGATAAGTTTTACAGCATTGGCGGTAGTTGTAGCTTTATCACAACGCGCAGCAACAGTGTGGGAAGCGCAACAGGTATCGGCGTTTACTGTTGTACCGATTATTGGATTGGTATTATCACAAACTGCCGGGGTTTTGGTTTTTGATAACACTGTGGTATTAGTACTCACCGCGGTATTGCTGGTGATAGACGCTGTGATGCTGTATTGGATGGTAAAAACGTTCAACCGTGAAGATATTGTCAGCAAGTATGTAAGCTGAACCCAGCTGAAAGGAAGTTTTGATGACTAAAGTCAGTTATGCCGGATGGAAAAACTGTATAAGGTTAAGCAATGGTAAAATAGAACTAATTGCTACAACCGATGTTGGCCCGCGGATCATCCGTCTGGGGTTTGTTAACAGCCAAAATTTTATGAAAGAGTATAAACAACACCTTGGCTTAACTGGAGGTAAGGAATGGCGGATTTACGGCGGGCACCGTTTGTGGCACGCACCGGAAGACGCAGTGCGTACTTACTGGCCGGATAATACACCTGTAAAAGCTCGGCAAGAAAAAAATACGTTGTATCTCTCACAGTCAGTAGAAGGCAGTACCGGGCTGCAGAAAGAGATTGATATTACAATAGATACTCGGGAGGACAGTGTTACGCTAGTGCATAGGATAAATAACAAAAACTTGTGGGAAGTTGAACTTTCCCTATGGTGCCTTAGTGTGATGTCCCCAGGCGGACGCGCAATTATCCCGCAAGAAGAATTCCGTCCGCATCCTGACTATTTACTTCCCGCACGGCCGGTAGTGTTATGGCATTACACCAATATGAAAGACCCGCGATGGATCTGGGGCGAGAAATATATACAGTTAAAACAAAATACTAAATATAAATCCAAACAAAAAGTGGGTTTACTGAATAAAAAAGGCTGGGGTGCGTATTACCTTAACGGCGAACTTTTTGTCAAACGTTATGACTACACCCCAAAAGCCGTATATCCTGACTACGGGTGTAATACCGAATTATATACCGATCAGGATATGCTTGAATTTGAAACCCTTAGCCCTGTGACCAGGATTTTGCCCGGTGGTAAGGTGGAACACACAGAAAAATGGTATCTTTATAAAACCAGCTTAACTGAAGATGAATCTGAACTTGATAAAACGATAAAACCATTGTTTATGAGCAGGTAGGCGAGTATTATTATTGACAAATAAAGCTAATTGTATATAATAACTACAAATTGAGGTAATTATAATCAATGGTTTATGTATATTAAGAAAAGCCTTTATTTACTGACCCTTGTACTGTTGTTACAATCTCATTTTTTCACCGGTACGGCTCACACATCAGACGGCGTTTTTTACGGTAAAATAACAAGTACCGACAGTTTAGTACTTTCCGGTGCAGTAGTTGAAGTGGTGGATTACGATTCAAAAATGTTCATTACCACTGTTACTGCAAACACTACAGGCTATTATTCCGTTACTCTCCCCACCGGAACTTACGAACTCCGCGTATCATCCACGAATTATGAAATGAAAAACACTGCTGGCTTAATATCCGTATCCCAGTCCAGTACTACCCAAAACTTTACGTTATCGCTGTTTTCGTCAAACGATTTAACAGTGCAATGGACCACAATGTTTGGCGGCAGTGCTGATGAAATAGTAACAAAACCGTGTATTGATGGTAACAATAATGTATACATCACGGGAATAACATACGGACAGATACACGCAACCGCTACGCTGAAAGGAACTAATGATTATTATTACGCAAAGTTCAGTTCCTTTGGAGTATTATCATGGATAAAACAGGATGGTACACTAAATGAGGATATAGCAAACGATATAGTAGTAGATTCATCAGGGAATATTTATATTACAGGCAACAACTATATAGGTGTTAACGATGCTGACGGATTTATACAAAAGTTTGACACCAACGGCACTCCTGTATGGACACAGATGTTGAACCAAGCTGCTATGGATAACATGAACGCTATTGCGATTGACTCTGCCAGCAACGTATATACCGCGTCATACAATTTCGGGTCATATGGCGGAACAACAAATCAGGGAGTAGAGGATGTTGTTATCACAAAATATACACCAGGCGGCTCTCAAACATGGATTAAACAACTCGGAGGTACTAATAGAGATGTTGGTGGTGCTATAGCAGTAGATTATAATAATAATGTTTATGTTGCCGGACATACACGCAGCATTACTTTTGATGGCAATACGAACAAAGGCAATTACGACTTTTTGGTAATAAAATATGACTCCGCAGGAACAAAGTTATGGTCAAAACTATTCGGTACAACTGCAAACGACTACTACGGCAGTGTTGTAACTAATCAGTACGGCGATTTGTATGTGGTATATAATATTGAAACTTATACTGACATATTTGATATTGTATTATTAAAACTTTGTCCAACTACCGGCAACACTATATGGTCACATACGATTGGAACTGTTTACAACGATTTTTCCGGAGACATTGTAACAACAAAAACCGGCGATATTTATCTTTCCGGAAACACCACCGGTGGACTATTCGGGAATACAAACATTGGTAGCAACGACTTGTTCCTGCTTAAATACGACGCAAATGGTAATTACCAGTGGTGCAAACAGTTCGGTACCGGTGTTGACGACAATTACCCTCATTTGTATTCCGATACCGACGGCAACTTGTATTTTAGTGGAAATACAAACGGAAACATAAACAATGTTGTCAAACCAGGCGGTATGAAGGACGGTTTTATCGTTAAGTACGCAAACACTTTACGCACATTAATTACAGCCGTAACAGTTCCTATATCGACAAATACAGCAACTTTAGCAGGCCGTGTTGTGGGAAAAGTAGTATACAGATCATCCTGGATGGGTGATGAAGACTATCCTGTCAGTGATACACTGGTTGAGTTTATTTATGGAACAACAGTTTTGTATTCAACAAAAACGTCAGTAGGCGGCGATTATGATATACGGTTAGCGACAGGAACGTATAATATACGCTTTACCGCGGATGGGTTTGCTATGGTTACTTCCACAAATATTGTTGTGTTCTCCAGCGCAACTACCATAGCAAATGTAAAACTTACACTCACAGGCGGAATTCTAAATTGCGCTATCAGCAGAGGCTCAAATTATCCGGCAAGTACTAACACAAGCTCAAATTTTACTTATACTTTGGAAATTATCAAAAATGATATTATCTATGAATCATATACTTCCACCACGGGAGCTAATACAAGTTTACCAATCTCTACCGGAACATATACCTTGCGTGCAAATAGTTACGGATTTCTCGCGTCGTCAACTAATATAGGGATATCGGCATCTATAAACAACGTAACACTAACATTGAACCCTATAAAAATTTCAAGTACGACTGCAACATACATTGTATATCCGGATTATTCAAGCGTGTATATCCCTTACACTTCCGGGATGGATACACAAAACATATCATTATATTTTGATTCCGTAACTGACTGGAATACCTTGGACAACGGTATTACTTTTGGAATGAAATCTGCGGATATTATGTATCGGTTAGTAACCCACCCCTCTTTTTCACAGTTTTATGACGATATAACAATCAAACTTGCGTATACTGACGACAAAATTCTTGGGCTTAACGAAAACAAATTACGTATTTTTTGGAGGCAAGACCTCTCAAATGGCACATGGCAAATTATTGAAAATAGTTATGTAGACCTTGTTAATAAAAAAGTAGTATGTAACACAAAAAAAACAGGGTATTTCTGTTTATACGACATAAGTTTTGTTAAAGACGACACTACGAAACAAATTACTGAATTACGCCGATTCCCCAGCCCATTCGATCCGGAACGCGAAGTTATGAATATTTCGTACGTATTGGCAACTGATGCGAGAACAAGAGTACTTATAGTCGACCTCTTTGGCCGGCAAATGTATTGCGTAACATTCCCTTCCGGCAGTAACGGCGGTATGCGCGGGACAAATATATTAAAATGGGACGGCCGCGGGACAATAGGAAACTATTCTAACGTATTAATGGATACCGGAATTTATATTTTATGTATAGAGTCCGCAGAAAAAGTGGAAACACGGAGTATTGGTATAAAATGAGCACACACAACACTTTTTCTACAAAAATTTTAGTAACAGCGTTAACTGCTGTGGTATTCACAACAATTGGAGCAAAAACCTTGTGTCAATCCGCCGGGACAGCGATGGACTTTATCAACCAAGGCATGAGTGTGCGTTTCAACGGTATGGGAACCGCATTTGTTGGCCTGGCAGACGACGTTTCTGCTATCACTATTAACCCGGCTGGTATTGCGATAACCCGGTACCCCGGCCAGTTTGCAGTATCACATCATGGGTTGTACAATCACGCTATGTATAACACACTGGGATATGTTTCCCATAACAATTCACTGGGGTACGGTTTTGCGTTGACCAACTTATACGCCTCAACCAGCCTTATTGACAGTGAAAACCAGAACCGTGGAGATTTTATTGTCAACAATACCGGTTTTTCATTAGGTTTAGGTACAACTTTTATTAGAAACGCGTTATCCTTGGGTATAGTTGCTAAAACAGTGCTTCAGTTAGTAAATAATAATTATTTATCTTCGGGTTCCTCATATGAACCATATACCGGAATTGGTATCGGGTATGACGCAGATGCCGGGATTCTTATCAGGCCAATAAAATATTTGTCGTTTGGGGTTACACTCCGAAATATTTTGG
This portion of the Elusimicrobiota bacterium genome encodes:
- a CDS encoding ABC transporter ATP-binding protein; translation: MQKLIITATGLSKSYGTHKAVDDISFSVREGTVFGLLGPNGAGKTTMVRLLNGILRPTGGTAEVMGKDVTTYSDIIRNHCGVQTDTNLYDRLTGEANLSTWGELYGLYGTQLDRRIASLLEMFDLTDKRYTLVGKYSKGMKQKLAIARAVIHNPEILFLDEPTAGLDPEASNDVLVYLKRYVSDAKRTVFLCSHRLEEVETLCSSVAFINKGKLLVSGSVNEIIKSLWRDKYVLVTTANTRPYLVNELNKKGYAFSVEGTVFRIKIRGEQDIPKIIKEIISTDTDIIRVEEEVHTLKDVYFKLIPDNTANQERGV
- a CDS encoding ABC transporter permease subunit, translating into MNFNRIFAVIKKDFIDMLRSKHAMVPMIVVPLIFVAVMPAAMLLSTTNMPDSAFNAKDTEMFVQKFETSSSIFPPGFDQRQKMAYAMIIYFLAPMFLIVPVMVSSIIAANSFAGEKEQKTIEGLLYTPVTDIEILVSKILVSYIPAIAVSWLAFIVYAGVVNITGYPLFHTIIFPTLTWLLMQIFLIPVISFTALAVVVALSQRAATVWEAQQVSAFTVVPIIGLVLSQTAGVLVFDNTVVLVLTAVLLVIDAVMLYWMVKTFNREDIVSKYVS
- a CDS encoding SBBP repeat-containing protein, which codes for MYIKKSLYLLTLVLLLQSHFFTGTAHTSDGVFYGKITSTDSLVLSGAVVEVVDYDSKMFITTVTANTTGYYSVTLPTGTYELRVSSTNYEMKNTAGLISVSQSSTTQNFTLSLFSSNDLTVQWTTMFGGSADEIVTKPCIDGNNNVYITGITYGQIHATATLKGTNDYYYAKFSSFGVLSWIKQDGTLNEDIANDIVVDSSGNIYITGNNYIGVNDADGFIQKFDTNGTPVWTQMLNQAAMDNMNAIAIDSASNVYTASYNFGSYGGTTNQGVEDVVITKYTPGGSQTWIKQLGGTNRDVGGAIAVDYNNNVYVAGHTRSITFDGNTNKGNYDFLVIKYDSAGTKLWSKLFGTTANDYYGSVVTNQYGDLYVVYNIETYTDIFDIVLLKLCPTTGNTIWSHTIGTVYNDFSGDIVTTKTGDIYLSGNTTGGLFGNTNIGSNDLFLLKYDANGNYQWCKQFGTGVDDNYPHLYSDTDGNLYFSGNTNGNINNVVKPGGMKDGFIVKYANTLRTLITAVTVPISTNTATLAGRVVGKVVYRSSWMGDEDYPVSDTLVEFIYGTTVLYSTKTSVGGDYDIRLATGTYNIRFTADGFAMVTSTNIVVFSSATTIANVKLTLTGGILNCAISRGSNYPASTNTSSNFTYTLEIIKNDIIYESYTSTTGANTSLPISTGTYTLRANSYGFLASSTNIGISASINNVTLTLNPIKISSTTATYIVYPDYSSVYIPYTSGMDTQNISLYFDSVTDWNTLDNGITFGMKSADIMYRLVTHPSFSQFYDDITIKLAYTDDKILGLNENKLRIFWRQDLSNGTWQIIENSYVDLVNKKVVCNTKKTGYFCLYDISFVKDDTTKQITELRRFPSPFDPEREVMNISYVLATDARTRVLIVDLFGRQMYCVTFPSGSNGGMRGTNILKWDGRGTIGNYSNVLMDTGIYILCIESAEKVETRSIGIK